The following are from one region of the Nocardioides marmotae genome:
- a CDS encoding peptidylprolyl isomerase, with protein MADQQAVLKTNRGDIVVNLFPNHAPETVANFVGLAKGEKSYDAGNGKTGPFYDGVIFHRVIEGFMIQGGDPLGTGTGGPGYTFKDEPHPELVFDKPYLLAMANAGPGTNGSQFFITVGPTPHLNFKHTIFGEVADQASRDVVDAIATTKTGPGDRPVEPVVIESVEIR; from the coding sequence ATGGCTGACCAGCAGGCCGTACTGAAGACCAACCGGGGCGACATCGTCGTCAACCTCTTCCCGAACCACGCCCCCGAGACCGTCGCGAACTTCGTCGGCCTCGCGAAGGGGGAGAAGTCCTACGACGCGGGGAACGGCAAGACCGGTCCGTTCTACGACGGCGTGATCTTCCACCGGGTCATCGAGGGCTTCATGATCCAGGGCGGCGACCCGCTCGGCACCGGCACCGGCGGCCCGGGCTACACCTTCAAGGACGAGCCGCACCCCGAGCTCGTCTTCGACAAGCCCTACCTGCTCGCGATGGCCAACGCCGGCCCGGGCACCAACGGCTCGCAGTTCTTCATCACCGTCGGCCCCACGCCGCACCTGAACTTCAAGCACACGATCTTCGGCGAGGTCGCCGACCAGGCCTCGCGCGACGTGGTCGACGCGATCGCCACGACGAAGACCGGCCCCGGGGACCGCCCGGTCGAGCCGGTGGTCATCGAGTCCGTCGAGATCCGCTGA
- a CDS encoding DUF3817 domain-containing protein yields the protein MIDDDLRTDPGLNSALTRYRFMATVVGVLLIVLCLVGVPLANFDGTGMWGIFDSTPDLFAAGSGAQELGLAITEYLGVAHGWLYMIFLIMAFLLARRADWDLNFTLVTLICGTVPILSFWAEHRATEQVRAQLAAAEPVRD from the coding sequence GTGATCGACGACGACCTGCGCACCGACCCCGGCCTCAACAGCGCTCTCACCCGCTACCGGTTCATGGCCACCGTCGTCGGCGTGCTCCTCATCGTGCTGTGCCTGGTCGGCGTGCCGCTGGCCAACTTCGACGGGACCGGCATGTGGGGGATCTTCGACAGCACGCCGGACCTCTTCGCCGCCGGTTCGGGGGCCCAGGAGCTCGGCCTCGCGATCACCGAGTACCTCGGTGTCGCGCACGGCTGGCTCTACATGATCTTCCTGATCATGGCCTTCCTGCTCGCGCGGCGGGCCGACTGGGACCTGAACTTCACCCTCGTCACCCTCATCTGCGGCACCGTCCCGATCCTCAGCTTCTGGGCCGAGCACCGGGCGACCGAGCAGGTCCGCGCCCAGCTCGCCGCCGCCGAGCCCGTCCGCGACTGA
- a CDS encoding rhomboid family intramembrane serine protease — protein MRDAAVGFQCPDCVAEGARTMRSGRTAYGGALPGRPGSTSIALIAINVAVWVAVLVTGGAASRLVDLLALRPKGLCLVDGGGYDVPQDVCANGGTWLPGVADGAFWQVLTSGFTHQAVLHIAFNMFALYVLGPQLEAALGRWRFLALYFLSLLAGSAVVLWFGGEYQATLGASGAVYGLFAALFVLARKVGGDVRQIGVLIAVNVVLTLAVPGISWQGHLGGFAGGLLVALVLVYAPRGPRRTTVQVAGLAAITLFVAVAIVTRVLVLA, from the coding sequence ATGCGCGACGCCGCGGTCGGGTTCCAGTGCCCCGACTGCGTCGCCGAGGGTGCGCGGACCATGCGCAGCGGCCGCACGGCGTACGGCGGCGCGCTTCCGGGCCGGCCGGGGAGCACCTCGATCGCGCTCATCGCGATCAACGTCGCCGTCTGGGTGGCCGTGCTGGTCACCGGCGGCGCCGCCAGCCGCCTCGTCGACCTGCTGGCGCTGCGGCCGAAGGGCCTCTGCCTCGTCGACGGCGGCGGCTACGACGTCCCGCAGGACGTCTGCGCCAACGGGGGCACCTGGCTGCCCGGCGTCGCCGACGGCGCGTTCTGGCAGGTCCTGACCTCGGGCTTCACCCACCAGGCCGTCCTGCACATCGCGTTCAACATGTTCGCGCTCTACGTGCTCGGGCCCCAGCTCGAGGCGGCCCTCGGCCGCTGGCGCTTCCTCGCGCTCTACTTCCTCTCGCTGCTCGCCGGGTCCGCCGTCGTGCTCTGGTTCGGCGGGGAGTACCAGGCCACGCTCGGCGCCTCCGGCGCCGTCTACGGCCTCTTCGCCGCGCTGTTCGTCCTCGCCCGGAAGGTCGGCGGCGACGTCCGCCAGATCGGCGTGCTGATCGCGGTCAACGTGGTCCTCACCTTGGCGGTGCCGGGCATCTCCTGGCAGGGCCACCTCGGCGGGTTCGCCGGCGGCCTGCTCGTCGCGCTGGTCCTCGTCTACGCCCCCCGCGGGCCCCGGCGTACGACGGTCCAGGTGGCCGGCCTCGCGGCGATCACGCTGTTCGTGGCCGTCGCCATCGTCACCCGCGTGCTCGTCCTCGCCTGA
- a CDS encoding cell division protein CrgA, with the protein MAKQKTERDPLAPVRGPIFSVRSILALVLAVGGIGWMIYYYAAVRPDPASGEAGSPAAIADLGDWNYLIGFGLLFLGLIIAAHPSTPLGRGRGVVVGMLGCFLIGLLWICTFYIFSDDLSSLWIFNDLGQLNLVVGIAFMAVGFTYATRWE; encoded by the coding sequence GTGGCCAAGCAGAAGACCGAGCGAGACCCCCTCGCCCCCGTGCGGGGCCCGATCTTCTCGGTGCGCTCCATCCTCGCGCTCGTCCTGGCGGTCGGGGGCATCGGATGGATGATCTACTACTACGCCGCCGTGCGCCCCGACCCCGCCAGCGGCGAGGCCGGCAGCCCGGCCGCGATCGCCGACCTCGGCGACTGGAACTACCTGATCGGCTTCGGGCTGCTCTTCCTCGGCCTGATCATCGCCGCCCACCCCTCCACCCCGCTGGGCCGCGGCCGCGGCGTGGTCGTGGGCATGCTCGGCTGCTTCCTCATCGGCCTGCTGTGGATCTGCACCTTCTACATCTTCAGCGACGACCTCTCCAGCCTGTGGATCTTCAACGACCTCGGCCAGCTCAACCTCGTCGTCGGCATCGCGTTCATGGCGGTCGGCTTCACCTACGCCACGCGCTGGGAGTGA
- a CDS encoding patatin-like phospholipase family protein, which yields MTTTAFVLGGGGVLGAVEVGMLRALLERGITPDLVLGTSIGALNGALVAREPTLAVIERMTRLWDDARQAPREVYGDRPLRTVRRAVATGTHLWSAEPLKQRLVDELGDVTFEELPVRFQVCAASIERAAEHWFDSGRVVDAVVASAAVPGLLPPARVGSEHYLDGGIVNSIPLARAVQLGADRVFVLQVGRIDRPLRVPRRPWEVARVSFEIARRHRFHRELAELPPGVEAHVLPARGTSGRDDTWRAATDFRSVQERIDRTYDACVEYLDETLAR from the coding sequence ATGACCACGACGGCGTTCGTCCTCGGCGGCGGAGGCGTGCTCGGCGCGGTCGAGGTGGGCATGCTCCGCGCGCTCCTCGAGCGGGGGATCACCCCCGACCTGGTGCTGGGCACCAGCATCGGCGCGCTCAACGGCGCCCTGGTCGCCCGCGAGCCCACCCTCGCCGTGATCGAGCGGATGACCCGGCTGTGGGACGACGCCCGCCAGGCGCCGCGCGAGGTGTACGGCGACCGGCCGCTGCGCACCGTCCGCCGGGCCGTCGCCACCGGCACCCACCTGTGGTCGGCCGAGCCGCTCAAGCAGCGGCTGGTCGATGAGCTGGGGGACGTCACCTTCGAGGAGCTGCCCGTCCGGTTCCAGGTGTGCGCCGCCAGCATCGAGCGCGCCGCGGAGCACTGGTTCGACTCCGGGCGGGTCGTCGACGCGGTGGTCGCGAGCGCGGCCGTCCCCGGGCTGCTGCCGCCGGCCCGGGTCGGGTCGGAGCACTACCTCGACGGCGGCATCGTGAACTCGATCCCGCTCGCCCGCGCGGTGCAGCTGGGGGCCGACCGGGTCTTCGTGCTCCAGGTCGGCCGGATCGACCGGCCGCTGCGGGTCCCGCGCCGCCCGTGGGAGGTGGCCCGGGTGTCCTTCGAGATCGCCCGCCGGCACCGCTTCCACCGCGAGCTCGCGGAGCTGCCACCGGGGGTCGAGGCGCACGTGCTGCCCGCGCGCGGGACCTCCGGGCGCGACGACACCTGGCGCGCCGCCACGGACTTCCGGAGCGTCCAGGAACGCATCGACCGCACCTACGATGCGTGCGTGGAGTACCTCGACGAGACCCTCGCCCGATGA
- a CDS encoding DLW-39 family protein: MKKIVLLALAAAGAVLAKKKYDEGQHEQALWAEATDSVRSSS, from the coding sequence ATGAAGAAGATCGTCCTCCTCGCCCTGGCCGCCGCCGGCGCGGTCCTCGCGAAGAAGAAGTACGACGAGGGCCAGCACGAGCAGGCCCTGTGGGCCGAAGCGACCGACAGCGTCCGCTCCTCGTCCTGA
- a CDS encoding DUF3566 domain-containing protein, translating into MGDSSTEETAVRPGLAERIQARISNAGDEHRASAEARPGRSVSPGGPGGGGRGPRRARLRLTRIDPWSVMKTAFLLSIAFAVVTVVSVFMVWSVLGAADVWDSINQTVRDVVGGDEAGDFDVTDYLGTSRVLGFTMLVAAIDVVLLTAVATLGAFLYNMAAALLGGIEVTLAEDQN; encoded by the coding sequence ATGGGCGACAGCTCCACGGAGGAGACCGCCGTACGACCCGGACTCGCCGAGCGGATCCAGGCCCGGATCAGCAACGCCGGTGACGAGCACCGTGCCAGCGCCGAGGCCCGGCCCGGGCGCAGCGTCAGCCCGGGTGGCCCGGGCGGCGGCGGTCGAGGCCCGCGCCGCGCCCGGTTGCGGCTGACCCGCATCGACCCGTGGTCGGTGATGAAGACGGCGTTCCTGCTGTCCATCGCCTTCGCCGTGGTCACGGTGGTCTCGGTCTTCATGGTCTGGTCGGTCCTCGGTGCCGCGGACGTCTGGGACTCCATCAACCAGACCGTGCGCGACGTCGTGGGCGGGGACGAGGCCGGAGACTTCGACGTCACCGACTACCTCGGCACCTCGCGCGTCCTCGGGTTCACCATGCTCGTCGCCGCCATCGACGTGGTGCTGCTGACGGCCGTGGCGACCCTCGGGGCGTTCCTCTACAACATGGCCGCCGCCCTGCTCGGCGGCATCGAGGTCACCCTCGCGGAGGACCAGAACTGA
- a CDS encoding 1-acyl-sn-glycerol-3-phosphate acyltransferase, with protein MTWVLRRLVLAPAVVALAVLLWATLPLWLVGGALLSSVVPGRLRVVRVAWVAVLYLTAEALLLVVLLGMWLASGFGRRIRTPYWEGIHYDLVQGTMWILFREAKRVLRLTITTDGPAPDAHPGVPLVVCCRHAGPGDSFTLIHALMHWYGREPRVVLKDTLAWDPAIDVLLNRIPARFITPGRPGEDVDEQIRALATGLDENDAFVIFPEGGNFTPQRRTRAIQRLHRLGLHAMANRAEQMTHVLAPKPGGLLAALDAAPEADVVLVAHTGLDHLAGVADVWRALPMDKQLTMRWWQVPREEIPDGREERIDWLYGWWERIDAWIAENRPEDVPSGRSR; from the coding sequence ATGACCTGGGTGCTGCGCCGGCTCGTGCTGGCGCCGGCCGTCGTCGCGCTCGCCGTGCTGCTGTGGGCGACCCTCCCGCTGTGGCTGGTCGGGGGCGCGCTGCTCTCCTCGGTGGTGCCGGGCCGGCTGCGGGTGGTCCGGGTCGCCTGGGTCGCGGTGCTCTACCTGACCGCCGAGGCGCTGCTGCTCGTGGTGCTGCTCGGCATGTGGCTGGCCAGCGGGTTCGGGCGGCGGATCCGGACGCCGTACTGGGAGGGCATCCACTACGACCTGGTCCAGGGCACCATGTGGATCCTCTTCCGGGAGGCCAAGCGGGTGCTCCGGCTGACGATCACGACCGACGGGCCCGCACCCGACGCCCACCCCGGTGTGCCGCTGGTGGTCTGCTGCCGCCACGCCGGCCCGGGTGACTCCTTCACCCTGATCCACGCCCTGATGCACTGGTACGGCCGCGAGCCGCGCGTCGTCCTCAAGGACACCCTGGCGTGGGACCCCGCGATCGACGTGCTCCTCAACCGGATCCCGGCGCGGTTCATCACCCCCGGGCGGCCCGGCGAGGACGTCGACGAGCAGATCCGGGCGCTGGCGACCGGCCTGGACGAGAACGACGCGTTCGTGATCTTCCCCGAGGGCGGCAACTTCACCCCGCAGCGGCGGACGCGGGCCATCCAGCGGCTGCACCGGCTCGGGCTGCACGCCATGGCGAACCGCGCCGAGCAGATGACCCACGTGCTCGCTCCGAAGCCGGGCGGGCTGCTCGCGGCTCTCGACGCCGCACCGGAGGCCGACGTCGTGCTGGTGGCGCACACGGGTCTGGACCACCTCGCGGGCGTCGCGGACGTGTGGCGCGCGCTGCCGATGGACAAGCAGCTGACCATGCGCTGGTGGCAGGTCCCGCGCGAGGAGATCCCCGACGGTCGCGAGGAGCGGATCGACTGGCTCTACGGCTGGTGGGAGCGGATCGATGCCTGGATAGCCGAGAACCGGCCGGAGGACGTTCCCTCCGGCCGGTCCAGGTGA
- a CDS encoding SURF1 family protein, with protein MPVALHPRYWGGHLLALVLVALACRLGLWQLDSWQAHREAEVADFSDVTPVPLLDVIGPDDPFPGDKVGRPVELSGTWVPEGTVYIEGREHDGEDGFWAATPVEVDGGGGSALYVVRGWTPSPAEAPAPPVGPAEVTAYFEPTEGTNASDPDRTDDVLPQVRTADLVQHVDQDLFSGFGIAREPFAGLEEAELDQVSQASAFTGLKNFLYGIEWFVFGGFAAFIWWRWSRELAAPRERDEDAADEPVTSTS; from the coding sequence GTGCCTGTCGCCCTGCATCCGCGTTACTGGGGTGGGCACCTGCTGGCGCTCGTGCTGGTCGCCCTCGCCTGCCGACTGGGCCTGTGGCAGCTCGACTCCTGGCAGGCCCACCGCGAGGCCGAGGTCGCCGACTTCAGCGACGTCACGCCGGTGCCGCTGCTCGACGTGATCGGCCCGGACGACCCGTTCCCCGGGGACAAGGTCGGCCGGCCGGTCGAGCTCAGCGGCACCTGGGTCCCTGAGGGGACCGTCTACATCGAGGGCCGCGAGCACGACGGCGAGGACGGCTTCTGGGCCGCCACGCCCGTCGAGGTCGACGGTGGCGGCGGGTCGGCCCTCTACGTCGTGCGCGGGTGGACCCCGTCCCCGGCCGAGGCCCCCGCGCCGCCCGTGGGGCCGGCCGAGGTGACGGCGTACTTCGAGCCGACCGAGGGCACCAACGCCAGCGACCCCGACCGGACCGACGACGTCCTCCCGCAGGTGCGCACCGCCGACCTCGTGCAGCACGTCGACCAGGACCTGTTCAGCGGCTTCGGCATCGCCCGCGAGCCGTTCGCCGGCCTGGAGGAGGCCGAGCTCGACCAGGTCTCGCAGGCCTCGGCGTTCACCGGGCTGAAGAACTTCCTCTACGGCATCGAGTGGTTCGTCTTCGGCGGCTTCGCGGCGTTCATCTGGTGGCGCTGGTCACGCGAGCTCGCTGCGCCGCGGGAACGCGACGAGGACGCCGCAGACGAGCCGGTAACGTCGACGTCGTGA
- a CDS encoding DUF881 domain-containing protein produces MTSGSHERPEDHARRRWSDRLRRPRAGAGLAWRIGTPVMVVLSGTLFVASAQNSDGTDLRPGRYTDLASLVEAEAEQYDALRQRAADLDDEVDRLAGSVSNAGVTKARRQADALRDMGGLEPRRGPGVRIVLSDAPPEVVDAQPPDADVNEFVVHQQDIQAVVNALWRGGATAVTIAGQRIITTTGIKCEGNAVTLHGVPYPQPYVIEAVGDPGSLQASVGGDDYVAAYLDAVGRGAVGWDLAVEDEVVAPAYDGVLTMSYAQPLD; encoded by the coding sequence GTGACATCCGGTTCCCACGAGCGGCCCGAGGACCACGCGAGGCGTCGCTGGTCCGACCGCCTCCGCCGGCCCCGTGCCGGGGCGGGCCTCGCCTGGCGGATCGGCACCCCGGTGATGGTCGTGCTCAGCGGGACGCTCTTCGTCGCGAGCGCCCAGAACAGCGACGGGACCGACCTGCGACCGGGCCGCTACACCGACCTGGCGTCCCTGGTCGAGGCCGAGGCCGAGCAGTACGACGCCCTGCGCCAGCGGGCCGCCGACCTCGACGACGAGGTCGACCGCCTCGCGGGGAGCGTGTCGAACGCCGGCGTGACCAAGGCCCGCCGGCAGGCCGACGCCCTGCGCGACATGGGCGGGCTGGAGCCGCGGCGCGGCCCCGGCGTACGCATCGTGCTCTCCGACGCCCCGCCCGAGGTCGTCGACGCCCAGCCCCCCGACGCCGACGTCAACGAGTTCGTCGTCCACCAGCAGGACATCCAGGCGGTCGTCAACGCCCTGTGGCGCGGCGGGGCCACCGCCGTGACCATCGCCGGCCAACGGATCATCACCACCACGGGCATCAAGTGCGAGGGCAACGCGGTCACCCTGCACGGCGTGCCCTACCCGCAGCCCTACGTCATCGAGGCCGTCGGCGACCCCGGCAGCCTCCAGGCGAGCGTCGGCGGTGACGACTACGTGGCGGCGTACCTCGACGCCGTCGGCCGCGGCGCCGTGGGCTGGGACCTCGCCGTGGAGGACGAGGTCGTCGCCCCGGCGTACGACGGCGTGC
- the gyrA gene encoding DNA gyrase subunit A: MQRAYIDYAMAVIVGRALPDVRDGLKPVHRRVLYAMYDGGYRPDRGFSKCSRVVGDVMGQYHPHGDTAIYDTLVRLAQPWVMRAPMIQGQGNFGSPGNDAAAAMRYTECRMAPLAMEMVRDIEQDTVDFQPNYDGRSQEPVVLPARIPNLLVNGSAGIAVGMATNIPPHNLREVAEGARWALEHPDATREELQDALIERIKGPDFPNGALIVGRQGIEQAYRTGRGSVTQRAVIEVDEDARGRTCLVITELPYMVNPDNLALKIAELADSGRVQGIADVRDDTSDRTGQRLVVVLKRDAVARVVLNNLLKHTELQTNFSANMLALVDGVPRTLSIDQFISNWVEHQVDVIRRRTEFRLRKAEERAHILRGLVKALDMLDEVIALIRRSPDVAEARQGLIELLEIDELQATAILDMQLRQLAALQRQKIIDDLAELEQLIADLQDILANVARQRQIVGEELAEIVEKYGDDRRTQIIAADGDLSMEDLIPDEDLVVSITRGGYAKRTRADQYRTQKRGGKGVRGASLRGDDVVEHFIATTNHHWLLFFTTAGRVYRTKAYNLPEASRDAKGGHVAGLLSFQPDESIAQVLAIRDYEQAPYLVLATRNGLVKKTRLGDYNSPRQAGVIAINFREDDDELIGAELVNAEDDILLVSRKGQAIRFRADDTQLRPMGRATSGVSGMKFRDGDSLLSLSVIRAAQVAAEEAAGLSEQAEDSAGVEATAEEVEVVQPQYVFTITDGGFAKRTRINEYRLQSRGGLGIKAMSLANEERGGLVGAFIVEDGDEVLSITEKGQVVRSPINDQFRPTGRSTMGVKFVTPKSGDAVAVVARSVEAKVEEEVEEAAEAAAQEVAAAAAEDPAVAAAAVETADLEQDVEADETADSTPGARIDPTATTDEGEGD; encoded by the coding sequence ATGCAGCGCGCCTACATCGACTACGCGATGGCCGTCATCGTCGGCCGCGCGCTGCCCGACGTCCGTGACGGCCTCAAGCCGGTGCACCGCCGGGTGCTCTACGCGATGTACGACGGCGGCTACCGCCCCGACCGCGGCTTCTCCAAGTGCTCCCGCGTCGTCGGCGACGTCATGGGTCAGTACCACCCCCACGGCGACACCGCGATCTACGACACCCTGGTGCGCCTGGCGCAGCCGTGGGTGATGCGCGCGCCGATGATCCAGGGGCAGGGCAACTTCGGCTCGCCGGGCAACGACGCGGCCGCGGCCATGCGGTACACCGAGTGCCGGATGGCGCCGCTGGCCATGGAGATGGTCCGCGACATCGAGCAGGACACCGTCGACTTCCAGCCCAACTACGACGGCCGCTCCCAGGAGCCGGTCGTGCTCCCCGCGCGGATCCCGAACCTGCTGGTCAACGGCTCGGCCGGCATCGCGGTGGGCATGGCCACCAACATCCCGCCGCACAACCTGCGCGAGGTCGCGGAGGGCGCCCGCTGGGCGCTGGAGCACCCCGACGCCACCCGCGAGGAGCTCCAGGACGCGCTCATCGAGCGGATCAAGGGCCCCGACTTCCCCAATGGCGCGCTCATCGTGGGCCGTCAGGGCATCGAGCAGGCCTACCGCACCGGCCGCGGCTCGGTCACCCAGCGCGCGGTGATCGAGGTCGACGAGGACGCCCGCGGGCGCACCTGCCTGGTCATCACCGAGCTGCCGTACATGGTCAACCCCGACAACCTCGCGCTGAAGATCGCCGAGCTGGCCGACTCCGGCCGGGTCCAGGGGATCGCCGACGTCCGCGACGACACCTCCGACCGCACCGGCCAGCGCCTGGTCGTCGTGCTCAAGCGCGACGCCGTCGCCCGCGTGGTGCTCAACAACCTGCTCAAGCACACCGAGCTGCAGACCAACTTCAGCGCCAACATGCTGGCCCTGGTCGACGGCGTGCCGCGCACGCTGTCCATCGACCAGTTCATCAGCAACTGGGTCGAGCACCAGGTCGACGTGATCCGCCGGCGCACCGAGTTCCGCCTGCGCAAGGCCGAGGAGCGCGCCCACATCCTGCGCGGCCTGGTCAAGGCCCTCGACATGCTCGACGAGGTCATCGCGCTCATCCGCCGCTCCCCCGACGTGGCCGAGGCCCGTCAGGGCCTGATCGAGCTGCTCGAGATCGACGAGCTCCAGGCCACCGCGATCCTCGACATGCAGCTGCGCCAGCTGGCCGCGCTCCAGCGCCAGAAGATCATCGACGACCTGGCCGAGCTCGAGCAGCTGATCGCCGACCTCCAGGACATCCTGGCCAACGTCGCCCGGCAGCGGCAGATCGTCGGCGAGGAGCTCGCCGAGATCGTCGAGAAGTACGGCGACGACCGGCGCACCCAGATCATCGCCGCGGACGGGGACCTCTCCATGGAGGACCTCATCCCCGACGAGGACCTCGTCGTCTCGATCACCCGCGGCGGCTACGCCAAGCGCACCCGCGCCGACCAGTACCGCACCCAGAAGCGGGGCGGGAAGGGCGTGCGCGGCGCCTCGCTGCGCGGCGACGACGTGGTCGAGCACTTCATCGCCACGACCAACCACCACTGGCTGCTGTTCTTCACCACCGCAGGCCGGGTCTACCGGACCAAGGCCTACAACCTGCCCGAGGCGTCCCGCGACGCCAAGGGCGGGCACGTGGCCGGGCTGCTGAGCTTCCAGCCCGACGAGTCGATCGCCCAGGTGCTGGCGATCCGCGACTACGAGCAGGCGCCGTACCTCGTGCTGGCCACGCGCAACGGCCTGGTCAAGAAGACCCGGCTCGGGGACTACAACAGCCCGCGGCAGGCCGGCGTCATCGCGATCAACTTCCGCGAGGACGACGACGAGCTGATCGGCGCGGAGCTGGTCAACGCCGAGGACGACATCCTGCTGGTCTCCCGCAAGGGCCAGGCCATCCGGTTCCGGGCCGACGACACCCAGCTGCGGCCCATGGGCCGGGCGACCTCCGGCGTCTCGGGCATGAAGTTCCGCGACGGCGACTCGCTGCTCTCGCTCTCGGTCATCCGCGCGGCCCAGGTCGCCGCCGAGGAGGCCGCCGGGCTCAGCGAGCAGGCCGAGGACTCCGCCGGCGTCGAGGCCACCGCCGAGGAGGTGGAGGTGGTGCAGCCGCAGTACGTCTTCACCATCACCGACGGCGGCTTCGCCAAGCGCACCCGGATCAACGAGTACCGCCTCCAGTCGCGCGGCGGCCTGGGCATCAAGGCGATGTCGCTGGCCAACGAGGAGCGCGGCGGCCTGGTCGGCGCGTTCATCGTCGAGGACGGCGACGAGGTCCTCTCCATCACCGAGAAGGGCCAGGTCGTCCGGAGCCCGATCAACGACCAGTTCCGCCCGACGGGACGCTCCACGATGGGCGTGAAGTTCGTGACGCCGAAGTCCGGCGACGCGGTCGCCGTCGTGGCCCGCTCGGTCGAGGCCAAGGTCGAGGAGGAGGTCGAGGAGGCCGCCGAGGCCGCCGCCCAGGAGGTCGCCGCCGCCGCTGCCGAGGACCCCGCTGTCGCGGCCGCGGCCGTGGAGACCGCCGACCTCGAGCAGGACGTCGAGGCCGACGAGACGGCCGATTCGACGCCGGGTGCAAGAATCGACCCGACCGCCACGACCGACGAAGGCGAGGGTGACTGA